Proteins encoded within one genomic window of Bemisia tabaci chromosome 2, PGI_BMITA_v3:
- the NAT1 gene encoding eukaryotic translation initiation factor 4 gamma 2 codes for MYAKLCKRLKEEVSERLNNEDGTKPTLFEILLANTCRQEFQSRSNITEGLEKSGIVTAEDEEKLQIAKRKMLGNIRFIGELGKLGVVPDSTLHRCIYQLLQRICKNNGKDKVEDMECLCQIMRTCGRILDSGKSQNFMNQYFERMEKLANKTDYPQRIRFMLQDVIELRKNRWIPRKAISAEGPMPIAQIIDEEHSNNGTVGFKSLMQGQLSGQRGGFQTPDLFRRPLKMREDMLSSPFPTPHPSHDKFNSFNLNGFNSGGGLNFRNQGRQNHFISSSMGNSMQSAHQPNYYQNRSNYNNNQHNNNNNNNNNNGTSNTNKEIAPRFKKLLQQGSNLEDVSLRPPANSMICKPPNNVKPSSTMTNNMVRPSNLMTEPLMVTPPMKASPMVQTNKDPVILIKPAANDKSKINKKEKSLTKEEIMKKVGSFAKTLAENGNIDEAVNNFRDLKIADHLVPEAINTLFTHLINKTENNQELAAKFVKALKKGNNQPSAQQFLKCFKTLLNSMSSKDNSFNFIQKAAGLAAHVIASEENLLKLNNIADLSENGKYYPLCILTLQVLSKIVGKPKLTQLFKESKINLLNTLPEADRTKERLGEILDEHELTYLIPLLRIQAELWKQVQADPNPAQLYKWIKESLDPAHHSDPGFINALVTVLVKYITESISAEGLDSNQVPDKVAQDKEKQLLEKFKPILQAFLHERVDLQVIAVYALQVHCHSHDFPKGMLLRWFNNFYNFEIVEEEAFLKWREDDVSDVYPGKGKALFQVNNWLTWLAEAEEEEEEEEEEEEDEEEEPVEEIKN; via the exons ATGTACGCTAAGTTATGTAAGCGCCTAAAGGAAGAAGTTTCTGAACGCTTGAATAACGAAGACGGAACTAAGCCGacgctttttgaaattttgctggCAAACACTTGCCGGCAGGAGTTTCAAAGTCGCTCGAACATCACCGAAGGTCTTGAAAAGTCTGGCATCGTCACAgctgaagatgaagaaaaactaCAGATTGCCAAGCGCAAGATGCTCGGGAACATCCGATTCATCGGGGAGCTGGGTAAACTGGGAGTTGTCCCCGATTCCACACTCCATAGGTGCATTTACCAACTCTTACAACGCATATGCAAAAACAATGGAAAGGATAAGGTTGAAGATATGGAGTGCCTCTGTCAGATAATGAGAACCTGCGGAAGAATTCTGGATTCGGGTAAAAGTCAG AATTTTATGAACCAGTATTTTGAACGGATGGAAAAGTTGGCGAACAAAACTGACTATCCGCAACGCATTCGTTTTATGTTGCAAGATGTTATCGAACTCCGAAAGAACCGCTGGATTCCACGAAAGGCAATTTCTGCTGAAGGACCTATGCCTATTGCTCAG ATCATCGACGAAGAGCACAGTAACAACGGAACAGTTGGTTTTAAGAGTCTTATGCAGGGACAACTATCTGGTCAGCGAGGAGGTTTCCAAACACCGGATCTTTTCAGACGACCTCTGAAAATGCGAGAAGACATGCTGAGTTCCCCCTTTCCAACCCCTCACCCATCGCATGACAAATTCAATTC GTTTAATCTTAATGGTTTCAATTCGGGTGGCGGACTCAACTTTCGCAACCAAGGCCGGCAAAACCATTTCATCTCCTCGTCAATGGGCAACAGCATGCAAAGTGCTCATCAACCTAACTACTATCAgaatagatcaaattacaacaACAATCAGCATAACAACAAtaataacaacaacaataacaacGGAACAAGCAACACCA ataaagaAATTGCTCCTCGTTTCAAGAAACTGTTGCAACAAGGTTCTAACTTGGAGGATGTATCCCTAAGACCCCCTGCTAATTCCATGATTTGCAAACCTCCAAATAACGTTAAGCCGTCATCGACCATGACAAACAATATGG TAAGACCCTCTAATCTCATGACAGAACCACTCATGGTAACACCGCCGATGAAAGCTTCACCAATGGTCCAAACGAACAAGGATCCTGTCATTTTGATAAAACCAGCTGCCAACGACAAGagcaaaatcaacaaaaaagagAAG AGTTTAACGAAggaagaaataatgaaaaaagtgGGCTCTTTTGCTAAAACCTTGGCAGAAAATGGAAACATCGATGAAGCAGTGAATAACTTCCGTGATCTAAAGATAGCAGATCATCTGGTTCCGGAAGCGATCAACACCCTTTTCACCCATCTGATCAACAAAACTG agAATAACCAAGAACTTGCTGCAAAATTTGTAAAAGCTTTAAAGAAGGGGAACAATCAACCCTCCGCCCAGcagtttttgaaatgttttaaaactcTCCTTAATTCGATGTCCAGCAAAGATAACTCCTTCAACTTCATTCAAAAGGCTGCTG GTTTAGCTGCTCATGTGATTGCCTCGGAAGAAAATTTGCTCAAGCTGAATAACATTGCTGATCTTTCAGAGAACGGAAAATACTACCCCCTGTGCATCCTCACACTCCAGGTCTTGAGCAAAATCGTTGGAAAACCGAAACTAACTCAGCTTTTCAAAGAGAGCAAA atCAATTTGCTTAACACACTGCCAGAAGCTGATCGCACAAAAGAAAGGCTGGGGGAAATTCTGGATGAACATGAATTGACATACTTGATTCCACTGTTGCGTATCCAAGCTGAACTTTGGAAACAAGTTCAGGCAGATCCAAACCCAGCGCAGCTTTACAAGTGGATCAAGGAGAGCTTAGATCCAGCCCATCATTCGGATCCTGGATTCATTAATGCTTTAGTCACCGTTTTAGTTAAATATATCACG GAATCCATCTCAGCAGAAGGATTGGACTCAAATCAAGTTCCTGACAAAGTGGCACAAGATAAAGAAAAGCAGCTCCTAGAAAAATTTAAACCCATTTTGCAGGCTTTTCTTCATGAACGTGTTGATTTGCAGGTCATAGCTGTTTACGCTTTGCAAGTTCATTGTCACAGCCATGATTTCCCAAAAG GGATGCTTCTACGATGGTTTAACAATTTTTATAACTTTGAGATTGTGGAGGAAGAAGCATTTTTGAAATGGAGAGAAGATGATGTTTCGGATGTCTACCCTGGCAAAGGCAAAGCATTGTTCCAG GTGAATAATTGGCTGACCTGGCTTGCTGAGgccgaagaagaagaagaggaagaagaggaggaagaagaagatgaagaagaagaaccagtcgaagaaatcaagaactaa